The Rhododendron vialii isolate Sample 1 chromosome 5a, ASM3025357v1 genome contains a region encoding:
- the LOC131326896 gene encoding protein FAR1-RELATED SEQUENCE 5-like, which translates to MELEALDDVEVRDTETLDNNEEEFKTPTIGMYFETIEEARNYYERYGQENGFWIRTRGSDKGRNRLNEVTRVRFVCTKEGNYAAKKQQEGVQPLNVDAVDEEEKVISKKRDRNCSTVKCGCKAFLRIIHDKWNCKWKVTCFDENHNYPLVTPSKRMKMKSNRNMPKAIKNLTETFHRENIDVSKVPSIFGGEHIGFDNRDCYNHLRNVWHRDLDCGDAQSVLDYFKDKQAQNPQFFYAIQCDESGRAVNFFWVDYRSRMAYHYFGDVVTFDTTYRTNKYDMPFAPFTGVNHHM; encoded by the coding sequence ATGGAGCTAGAGGCTTTAGATGATGTTGAAGTTAGGGATACGGAGACTCTAGATAACAATGAGGAAGAGTTTAAAACACCGACAATTGGAATGTATTTTGAGACAATTGAAGAAGCACGGAATTACTATGAACGTTATGGTcaagaaaatgggttttggattcGTACTCGAGGTTCAGACAAAGGACGAAATAGGTTGAATGAAGTCACTAGGGTGCGATTTGTTTGCACAAAAGAAGGAAATTATGCTGCAAAAAAGCAGCAGGAGGGTGTTCAACCGTTAAATGTGGATGCGGTAGATGAAGAGGAGAAGGTGATATCAAAGAAAAGAGATAGAAATTGTTCAACGGTTAAATGTGGATGCAAGGCTTTTTTGCGGATTATTCATGACAAATGGAATTGCAAATGGAAAGTAACATGTTTTGATGAAAATCACAACTACCCACTGGTGACTCCAAGTAAGAGGATGAAAATGAAGTCAAATCGAAACATGCCGAAAGCAATTAAGAATTTGACTGAGACATTTCATAGAGAAAATATAGATGTTTCAAAAGTTCCTTCAATTTTTGGTGGTGAGCACATTGGCTTTGATAATAGGGATTGCTACAATCACTTGAGGAATGTGTGGCATAGAGACCTAGATTGCGGTGATGCACAATCAGTTCTTGACTACTTTAAGGACAAACAAGCACAGAATCCACAATTTTTTTATGCGATTCAATGTGATGAAAGTGGGAGggcagttaattttttttgggtggattaTCGATCTCGCATGGCATATCATTATTTTGGAGATGTGGTCACATTTGACACAACATATCGAACAAATAAGTATGATATGCCTTTCGCACCATTTACGGGAGTAAACCATCACATGTAG